One stretch of Jiangella gansuensis DSM 44835 DNA includes these proteins:
- a CDS encoding pyridoxamine 5'-phosphate oxidase family protein encodes MKDPVTRLDERFSEPGATATTWDQARAVLEAAQLSWISTVRADGRPHVTPLVAVWLDGAMHFSTGPDEQKAVNLAANPGVVLTTGCDSWDRGLDVMVEGTARRVTDRARLDRLAAAWRTKWDGSWRFEATDEGFRHEDGATAHVYAVEPAKVLAFGKGTFSHTRHLPGPNDHSR; translated from the coding sequence ATGAAAGACCCGGTGACCCGACTCGACGAGCGGTTCAGCGAACCCGGCGCCACCGCGACGACATGGGACCAGGCACGCGCGGTGCTCGAAGCGGCCCAGCTCAGCTGGATCTCGACCGTGCGCGCCGACGGACGGCCGCACGTGACGCCCCTCGTCGCGGTGTGGCTCGACGGAGCGATGCACTTCAGCACCGGCCCGGACGAACAGAAGGCCGTGAACCTGGCCGCGAATCCCGGGGTTGTCCTGACCACCGGCTGCGACTCCTGGGACCGAGGGCTCGACGTCATGGTCGAGGGCACCGCCCGCCGCGTCACCGACCGGGCGCGGCTCGACCGGCTCGCGGCGGCCTGGCGGACGAAATGGGACGGTAGCTGGCGGTTCGAGGCTACCGACGAAGGGTTCCGCCACGAGGACGGCGCCACGGCACACGTCTACGCCGTCGAGCCGGCCAAGGTGCTGGCCTTCGGCAAGGGCACCTTCAGCCACACCCGGCACCTGCCGGGACCGAACGACCACTCCCGGTGA
- a CDS encoding DUF6703 family protein, producing the protein MAAYHRTMLGDVARLEGSPVPQNRQPRRTPNRRPAAPGAGSRAPRPGSSRRPAPAGPPPKASLRRRLEAVSYPALVRLTALPKWLLGILTGGLLLGGLLAPSPVGPILLGVVVLFLAWLLLLAWPRLTPGSRLVRTAVIVGMAALVVSRAAGWLP; encoded by the coding sequence ATGGCGGCGTACCACCGTACGATGCTCGGTGACGTCGCCCGCCTCGAAGGATCTCCAGTGCCGCAGAACCGCCAGCCGCGCCGTACTCCGAACCGCCGGCCCGCCGCGCCGGGCGCGGGCTCACGCGCGCCGCGTCCGGGTAGTAGCCGCCGTCCCGCGCCGGCCGGGCCGCCGCCGAAGGCGAGCCTGCGCAGGCGCCTCGAGGCAGTGAGTTATCCGGCCTTGGTGCGGCTCACGGCCCTGCCGAAGTGGCTGCTGGGCATTCTCACCGGTGGCTTGTTGCTGGGTGGCTTGCTGGCCCCGTCGCCGGTCGGTCCGATCCTGCTCGGCGTGGTGGTGCTGTTCCTGGCGTGGTTGCTGCTGCTGGCGTGGCCGCGGCTGACGCCGGGTTCGCGGCTGGTGCGCACCGCGGTGATCGTCGGGATGGCGGCGCTGGTGGTGTCGCGGGCCGCCGGTTGGCTGCCCTGA
- a CDS encoding YibE/F family protein encodes MTGAHLHTEAADSLPVGRHVRNLVLGVLIPLVLATIAGLIVLWPSGDRPSIETGERTDATILSVGPCTDIVDAPPPPEGEDGGQTADQCREAVVRVDAGADEGAETVVPLPFGLGAPEFEEGDAVVLGAIPDAPIESRYEVLDFQRDLPLIWLAAVFAVAVVVLSGWKGLAALGGLGVSMVVLLVFVLPALLTGQAPLPVAVVGASVIMIVTLYLAHGVSMRTSVALIGTLISLSLTGLLGALFTSVAHFTGLSGEATSYLGTVNTEIDVRGLLLAGLVIGALGVLDDVTVTQSAAVWELAAADPTSSRRTLLAAGMRIGREHVAATVNTLVLAYVGASLPLLMLFTVMEQGLANVITIEAVAQEVVRALVGGLGIIAAVPVTTGLAVLAVRGRTHRPAGRRAARTPSSA; translated from the coding sequence GTGACCGGCGCCCACCTGCATACCGAAGCCGCCGATTCGTTGCCGGTCGGGCGGCACGTCCGCAACCTCGTGCTCGGGGTGCTCATCCCGCTCGTGCTCGCCACCATCGCCGGGCTGATCGTGCTGTGGCCTTCCGGCGACCGGCCCAGCATCGAGACCGGTGAGCGCACCGACGCCACCATCCTGTCCGTCGGCCCGTGCACGGACATCGTCGACGCACCGCCCCCACCCGAAGGCGAGGACGGCGGGCAGACCGCCGACCAGTGCCGCGAGGCCGTCGTCCGGGTCGACGCCGGAGCCGACGAGGGTGCGGAGACGGTCGTGCCGCTGCCGTTCGGCCTCGGCGCCCCGGAGTTCGAGGAAGGCGACGCCGTCGTGCTCGGCGCCATCCCGGACGCGCCGATCGAGAGCCGCTACGAGGTCCTCGACTTCCAGCGCGACCTGCCGCTCATCTGGCTCGCGGCAGTCTTCGCCGTCGCCGTCGTCGTGCTGTCCGGCTGGAAGGGCCTGGCCGCACTGGGCGGTCTCGGTGTGTCCATGGTCGTGTTGCTGGTGTTCGTGCTGCCGGCGCTGCTGACCGGTCAGGCGCCGCTACCGGTCGCGGTGGTGGGCGCGTCGGTCATCATGATCGTCACGCTGTACCTCGCACACGGAGTGTCGATGCGTACCTCCGTCGCGCTCATCGGGACGCTGATCAGTCTCTCGCTCACCGGGCTGCTGGGCGCGCTGTTCACGTCCGTGGCGCACTTCACCGGGCTGTCGGGCGAGGCGACGTCGTACCTCGGCACCGTCAACACCGAGATCGACGTGCGCGGGCTCCTGCTCGCCGGTCTCGTCATCGGTGCGCTGGGCGTGCTCGACGACGTGACGGTGACGCAGAGCGCGGCGGTGTGGGAGCTCGCCGCCGCGGACCCGACGTCGTCGCGGCGCACGCTGCTGGCCGCCGGCATGCGCATCGGCCGCGAGCACGTCGCCGCCACCGTCAACACACTGGTGCTCGCGTACGTCGGCGCGTCGCTGCCGCTGCTCATGCTGTTCACCGTCATGGAGCAAGGGCTCGCGAACGTGATCACCATCGAGGCCGTCGCCCAGGAGGTCGTGCGTGCCCTCGTGGGCGGGCTCGGCATCATCGCCGCGGTCCCGGTCACCACCGGGCTGGCCGTGCTCGCGGTGCGCGGGCGCACTCACCGCCCGGCCGGGCGCCGGGCCGCGCGAACACCGTCGTCGGCATGA
- a CDS encoding glycine--tRNA ligase, with product MPAPVDAIVSLAKRRGFVYPTGEIYGGTRSAWDYGPLGVELKENIRRQWWRAMVQQRDDVVGLDSAVILPRDVWVASGHVDEFVDPLVECQACHHRFRADQLEEEFAERKGRPADGGLAEVPCPTCGAKGSWTEPRMFNGLLKTHLGPVESEEGLHYLRPETAQGIFANVLNVMNSSRKKPPFGIAQVGKSFRNEITPGNFIFRTREFEQMEMEFFVEPGTDEQWHEYWLQTRWDWYLDLGLSAQNLRLYEHPAEKLSHYSKRTVDIEYDFGFGGGTSGFAELEGVANRTDFDLSTHAKHSGQDLSYFDQEKGERWTPYVIEPAAGLTRSVLAFLLDAYDVDEAPNTKGGVDTRTVLRFDPRLAPVKVAVLPLSRNADLSPKARDLATRLRARWNVEFDDAGAIGRRYRRQDEIGTPYCVTVDFATLDDDEVTVRDRDTMHQERIGLDRVEAYLAEHLPTC from the coding sequence GTGCCTGCGCCCGTCGATGCCATCGTGTCCCTCGCCAAGCGCCGCGGGTTCGTCTACCCGACCGGAGAGATCTACGGTGGAACGCGTTCGGCGTGGGACTACGGCCCGCTCGGGGTGGAGCTCAAGGAGAACATCCGGCGGCAGTGGTGGCGGGCCATGGTGCAGCAGCGCGACGACGTCGTCGGGCTCGACTCAGCGGTCATCCTGCCGCGCGACGTGTGGGTCGCATCCGGCCACGTCGACGAGTTCGTCGACCCCCTGGTCGAATGCCAGGCATGCCACCACCGGTTCCGCGCTGACCAGCTGGAAGAGGAGTTCGCCGAGCGCAAGGGCCGACCGGCCGACGGCGGTCTGGCCGAGGTGCCCTGCCCCACGTGCGGCGCGAAGGGCTCCTGGACCGAGCCGCGGATGTTCAACGGCCTGCTCAAAACCCACCTCGGCCCCGTCGAGTCCGAGGAAGGCCTGCACTACCTGCGCCCGGAGACCGCGCAGGGCATCTTCGCCAACGTCCTCAACGTCATGAACTCCTCGCGGAAGAAGCCGCCGTTCGGCATCGCCCAGGTGGGCAAGTCGTTCCGCAACGAGATCACCCCCGGCAACTTCATCTTCCGCACCCGCGAGTTCGAGCAGATGGAGATGGAGTTCTTCGTCGAGCCCGGCACCGACGAGCAGTGGCACGAATACTGGCTGCAGACCCGGTGGGACTGGTACCTCGACCTGGGGCTGTCCGCGCAGAACCTGCGGCTCTACGAGCACCCGGCCGAGAAGTTGTCGCACTACTCCAAACGCACCGTCGACATCGAGTATGACTTCGGCTTCGGCGGCGGCACCTCCGGGTTCGCCGAACTCGAAGGCGTGGCCAACCGCACCGACTTCGACCTCTCCACGCACGCCAAACACTCCGGTCAGGACCTCAGCTACTTCGACCAGGAGAAGGGCGAGCGCTGGACCCCGTACGTCATCGAACCGGCCGCCGGGCTCACCCGCTCGGTGCTGGCGTTCCTGCTCGACGCCTACGACGTGGACGAGGCACCCAACACCAAGGGCGGCGTCGACACCCGCACGGTGCTGCGTTTCGACCCGCGGCTGGCGCCGGTGAAGGTCGCGGTGCTGCCGCTGTCGCGCAACGCCGACCTCTCGCCCAAGGCCCGCGACCTGGCCACCCGGCTGCGGGCGCGCTGGAACGTCGAGTTCGACGACGCCGGCGCCATCGGCCGCCGCTACCGCCGGCAGGACGAGATCGGCACCCCGTACTGCGTCACCGTCGACTTCGCCACCCTCGACGACGACGAGGTCACCGTCCGCGACCGCGACACCATGCACCAGGAGCGCATCGGCCTGGACCGCGTCGAGGCCTACCTCGCCGAACACCTCCCGACCTGCTGA
- the dusB gene encoding tRNA dihydrouridine synthase DusB: MTATLSVPPLRLGPLQVGPPVVLAPMAGVTNAAFRQLCAEQGAGLYVCEMITSRGVVERDEKTLNMLVFADVEAVRSVQLYGVDPYYVGEAVKVLAGDYGVAHVDLNFGCPVPKVTRKGGGAALPYKRGLLDRILRSAVSAAEPYGIPVTMKTRKGIDDHLLTFLDAGRIAEDAGCAAIALHGRTAAQHYSGSADWGSIARLKEHVGIPVLGNGDIWEAADAVRMLEQTGADGVVIGRGCLGRPWLFRDLAAVFAGQALPPLPTLGEVTAMMRRHAELLAELMGEERGLRDMRKHMAWYLKGFVAGQQVRASLGMVSTLAELDALLAELDTDQPYPLAELGTPRGRQGSPRAVALPAGWLDDADGAGDDLADAEIGISGG; encoded by the coding sequence ATGACTGCGACCCTTTCCGTTCCCCCGCTGCGGCTCGGTCCGCTCCAGGTCGGCCCTCCGGTGGTGTTGGCGCCGATGGCCGGCGTCACCAACGCTGCATTCCGGCAGCTCTGCGCCGAGCAGGGCGCCGGCCTCTACGTCTGCGAGATGATCACCTCCCGCGGTGTGGTGGAGCGCGACGAGAAGACCCTGAACATGCTGGTCTTCGCCGACGTCGAGGCGGTGCGGTCGGTCCAGCTCTACGGAGTCGACCCGTACTACGTCGGCGAGGCGGTCAAGGTGCTGGCCGGCGACTACGGCGTCGCCCACGTCGATCTCAACTTCGGCTGCCCGGTCCCCAAGGTCACCCGCAAGGGCGGCGGGGCGGCGTTGCCGTACAAGCGTGGACTGCTCGATCGCATCCTGCGTTCGGCGGTCTCCGCGGCTGAGCCGTACGGCATCCCCGTCACCATGAAGACCCGCAAGGGCATCGACGACCACCTGCTCACGTTCCTCGATGCCGGCCGCATCGCCGAGGACGCCGGCTGCGCGGCCATCGCGCTGCACGGCCGCACCGCCGCCCAGCACTACTCCGGCTCCGCCGACTGGGGCTCCATCGCCCGGCTCAAGGAGCACGTCGGCATCCCGGTGCTCGGCAACGGCGACATCTGGGAGGCGGCGGACGCGGTGCGCATGCTGGAGCAGACCGGTGCCGACGGTGTCGTCATCGGCCGCGGCTGCCTGGGGCGTCCGTGGCTGTTCCGCGATCTGGCGGCGGTGTTCGCCGGCCAGGCCCTGCCGCCGTTGCCGACGCTCGGCGAGGTCACGGCGATGATGCGCCGGCACGCCGAGCTCCTGGCCGAACTGATGGGCGAGGAGCGCGGCCTGCGCGACATGCGCAAGCACATGGCGTGGTACCTCAAGGGCTTCGTCGCCGGCCAGCAGGTGCGGGCGTCGCTGGGCATGGTCTCCACGCTCGCCGAGCTCGACGCGCTCCTGGCCGAGCTCGACACCGACCAGCCCTACCCGCTGGCCGAGCTCGGCACCCCCCGGGGCCGCCAGGGCAGCCCGCGCGCGGTGGCGCTGCCGGCCGGCTGGCTCGACGACGCCGACGGTGCCGGCGACGACCTCGCGGACGCCGAGATCGGCATCTCCGGCGGCTGA
- a CDS encoding ThuA domain-containing protein, translated as MARPGSRRPRSRSRRRQRRHRPPAVLAAVVALIAGLLAVAAPAQAQQEEPRFSALVFSKTAAFRHDSIPAATAAVQQLAAEHDFTVDVTEDAAAFTDENLANYDVVIWLMTTGDVLNDEQQSAFERYIRAGGGYAGVHSASDTEYDWPWYGELVGAYFQGHPRNQDATVHVADRSHPSTAHLDAQWPRFDEWYSFRTNPRGNVHVLASLDENTYDPEANPMGLDHPIAWCQLYDGGRSWYTGGGHTIESYAEPAFLQHLLGGIETAAGVAPADCGGTVWDSFDKVPLDTGTANPMELDVAADGRVFYIERAGEVRMIDPVTSQTTVVGTLDVYTQREDGLLGIALDPDFATNSWIYLYYSPDGTEAEQRLSRFTLDGTTLDLASEIQLLEVPVDREESGHAGGSLAFDAAGSLYVATGDDTNPFESDGYAPIDERPGRASFDAQRSSANTDDLRGKVLRIHPEPDGTYTVPDGNLFAPGTAQTRPEIYAMGFRNPFRIEVDAATGALLVGDYGPDAPQADPERGTEGQVEWNRITTAGNYGWPYCHGAGPFRDWDFATRTAGPAFDCANPVNDSPNNTGLTQLPPVTAPDIYYGRSETGTNAPELGTGGGAMAGPVYRYDEALDSDVKWPAYYDGTALFYEWTSTDDGYLRPFDNDVWEFRLDDGDIHDINPLLTSMEFQRPMDMTFGPDGALYLIEWGTGFGGNNADSGVYRIEYTGGATRPTAEVSADPTSGALPLTVNFSSEGSGYPAGLPVTYHWAFGDGAESTEPHPTHTYTVAGQYSARLTVTAEDGTERSRTVQITAGNTAPEVALDPPVDGGFFDFGDDIAYGIEVTDAEDGSSGSGSISCDGVELGVLFGHAGHAHPVEVLPGCEGVVATRADDGHPAGEDLFWVLEARYTDQGGDGVGALTGRDVHVLHPKLKEAEHFSSQSGIQLEATSDPKGGRQNIGFIDDGDYISYETMNLANIDAITFRYASGGQGGRIEIRTGAPDGPLVAESGLLEPTGGWQRWADVTVPVEDPGGTHELFFVFRHEPGATGLFNLNYLKFRGKGVSLDARPEMLSVTATPESGELPLQVTLTAEASDPEGEELTYTWDLGDGSTATGAQVTHTYELSGVYTPTVTVTDASGAAAEDFVRVEAIPEPSPPIECADPGSDPPPDDEFDGDRLDGCRWDQVVRPDLNRFRVEGGQLKIDTTPTNLFDQHNNAPNLMLQSVPDGDWVVETKVTGPVCEQWQQGGILVYDSDATFLKLDYVGTSPPGQPCVRKIEMRHEIDDIFQPAFPEVELPDGVTTWWLRLEKTGTTYTGYYSADGVTFEQVGAIENTRLGGADVGLFAFGQEQTQPTTVAFDYFHVVDGGPPDDDVPPAVSATLDPPEPNGDPAPGYEGTYNTPVSVAVTATDEGSGVEAVEYALDDGDWTPYTSPVTVSADGEHTVRFRATDVAGNTSEPGSAMFTIRADVCPGSDLGPTVVVRDADSGVENRDRGDGCTVDDLIEDERDWPSHGRFMMHVRSVTQHLVHDRVITSAERGAIIAAAGTSGPRGAAS; from the coding sequence ATGGCTCGTCCTGGATCGCGCCGGCCACGTTCCCGGTCTCGCCGCCGGCAACGGCGCCACCGACCCCCTGCGGTGCTGGCGGCGGTCGTCGCACTGATCGCCGGCCTGCTCGCCGTCGCCGCTCCGGCGCAGGCACAGCAGGAGGAACCGCGTTTCAGCGCTCTGGTCTTCTCCAAGACCGCGGCGTTCCGGCATGACTCGATCCCGGCCGCCACCGCCGCCGTACAGCAGCTCGCGGCTGAGCACGACTTCACCGTCGATGTCACGGAGGATGCCGCCGCGTTCACCGACGAGAACCTGGCGAACTACGACGTCGTCATCTGGCTGATGACCACCGGCGACGTGCTGAACGACGAGCAGCAGTCGGCGTTCGAGCGCTACATCCGGGCCGGCGGCGGCTACGCCGGCGTGCACTCCGCATCCGACACCGAGTACGACTGGCCGTGGTACGGCGAGCTGGTCGGTGCCTACTTCCAGGGTCACCCGCGTAACCAGGACGCGACCGTCCACGTCGCCGACCGGTCGCACCCGTCGACCGCGCACCTGGACGCACAGTGGCCCCGGTTCGACGAGTGGTACAGCTTCCGCACCAACCCGCGTGGCAACGTCCATGTGCTCGCCAGCCTGGACGAGAACACGTACGACCCCGAGGCGAACCCGATGGGGCTGGACCACCCGATCGCGTGGTGCCAGCTCTACGACGGCGGCCGCTCCTGGTACACGGGCGGCGGCCACACGATCGAGAGCTACGCCGAGCCGGCGTTCCTGCAACACCTACTGGGCGGTATCGAGACCGCGGCCGGCGTCGCCCCGGCCGACTGCGGCGGCACGGTGTGGGACAGCTTCGACAAGGTCCCGCTCGACACCGGCACCGCCAATCCGATGGAGCTGGACGTGGCCGCCGACGGCCGGGTGTTCTACATCGAGCGGGCCGGCGAGGTCCGGATGATCGACCCCGTCACCAGCCAGACCACCGTCGTCGGGACCCTCGACGTCTACACGCAGCGTGAGGACGGGCTGCTCGGCATCGCCCTGGACCCTGACTTCGCCACGAACAGCTGGATCTATCTCTACTACTCGCCGGACGGGACCGAGGCGGAGCAGCGGCTGTCCAGGTTCACCCTCGACGGCACCACGCTCGACCTGGCCAGCGAGATCCAGCTGCTGGAGGTGCCGGTCGACCGTGAGGAGTCCGGGCACGCCGGCGGGTCGCTGGCGTTCGACGCCGCCGGCAGCCTCTATGTCGCCACCGGCGACGACACCAACCCGTTTGAGTCCGACGGCTACGCCCCGATCGACGAGCGGCCCGGCCGGGCGTCCTTCGACGCCCAGCGCAGCTCCGCCAACACCGACGACCTGCGCGGCAAGGTGCTGCGTATCCACCCCGAGCCCGACGGCACCTACACCGTGCCGGACGGCAACCTGTTCGCCCCCGGCACCGCCCAGACGCGGCCGGAGATCTACGCGATGGGCTTCCGCAACCCGTTCCGGATCGAGGTCGACGCCGCAACCGGCGCGCTGCTCGTCGGCGACTACGGACCGGACGCACCGCAGGCCGACCCCGAGCGCGGCACCGAGGGCCAGGTGGAGTGGAACCGCATCACCACGGCCGGCAACTACGGCTGGCCGTACTGCCACGGCGCGGGACCGTTCCGCGACTGGGACTTCGCCACTCGGACGGCCGGCCCTGCCTTCGACTGCGCCAACCCGGTCAACGACTCACCCAACAACACCGGCCTGACACAGCTCCCGCCGGTCACCGCCCCCGACATCTACTACGGCCGCTCCGAGACCGGCACCAACGCGCCGGAGCTGGGCACCGGCGGCGGCGCGATGGCCGGGCCGGTCTACCGCTACGACGAGGCCCTGGACTCCGACGTCAAGTGGCCGGCCTACTACGACGGCACCGCGCTCTTCTACGAGTGGACCAGCACCGACGACGGCTACCTCCGGCCGTTCGACAACGACGTCTGGGAGTTCCGCCTCGACGACGGCGACATCCACGACATCAACCCGTTGCTGACGTCGATGGAATTCCAGCGCCCGATGGACATGACCTTCGGGCCCGATGGAGCGCTGTACCTGATCGAGTGGGGCACCGGCTTCGGCGGCAACAACGCCGACTCGGGCGTGTACCGCATCGAGTACACCGGCGGCGCGACCCGGCCGACCGCGGAGGTCAGCGCGGACCCGACGTCCGGCGCGCTGCCACTGACGGTGAACTTCAGCAGCGAGGGTTCCGGGTATCCGGCCGGGCTCCCGGTCACCTACCACTGGGCGTTCGGCGACGGTGCGGAGTCCACCGAGCCCCACCCGACGCACACGTACACCGTCGCCGGGCAATACTCCGCCCGGCTGACGGTGACCGCCGAGGACGGCACCGAGCGGTCCCGGACGGTGCAGATCACCGCCGGCAACACCGCACCGGAGGTGGCGCTGGATCCGCCGGTCGACGGCGGATTCTTCGACTTCGGCGACGACATCGCCTACGGGATCGAGGTCACCGATGCCGAAGACGGCTCCAGCGGGTCCGGGTCGATCTCCTGCGACGGCGTCGAGCTCGGCGTGCTGTTCGGGCATGCCGGCCACGCGCACCCGGTCGAGGTGCTGCCCGGCTGCGAGGGCGTCGTCGCCACGCGCGCCGACGACGGCCACCCGGCCGGTGAGGATCTCTTCTGGGTGTTGGAGGCCCGCTACACCGACCAGGGCGGCGACGGTGTCGGCGCACTCACCGGCCGCGACGTGCACGTCCTGCACCCGAAGCTGAAGGAGGCCGAGCACTTCTCGTCACAGAGCGGCATCCAGCTGGAGGCCACCAGCGACCCGAAGGGCGGCCGCCAGAACATCGGGTTCATCGACGACGGCGACTACATCTCCTACGAGACGATGAACCTGGCGAACATCGACGCGATCACCTTCCGTTACGCCAGTGGCGGCCAGGGCGGGCGCATCGAGATCCGCACCGGCGCGCCCGACGGGCCGCTCGTCGCCGAGAGCGGCCTTCTCGAGCCCACCGGCGGCTGGCAGCGCTGGGCCGACGTCACCGTCCCGGTCGAGGACCCCGGCGGGACCCACGAGCTGTTCTTCGTGTTCCGGCACGAGCCGGGCGCCACCGGGCTCTTCAACCTCAACTACCTGAAGTTCCGGGGCAAGGGCGTGTCGTTGGACGCGCGCCCGGAGATGCTGTCGGTGACGGCGACGCCGGAGTCCGGCGAGCTGCCGCTGCAGGTGACGCTGACCGCCGAGGCGAGCGACCCGGAGGGCGAGGAGCTTACCTACACCTGGGACCTCGGAGATGGCAGCACGGCCACCGGTGCGCAGGTCACGCACACCTACGAGCTGTCCGGGGTGTACACGCCGACGGTCACGGTCACCGACGCTTCCGGCGCGGCCGCGGAGGACTTCGTCCGCGTCGAGGCGATCCCGGAGCCGTCGCCGCCCATCGAGTGCGCCGACCCGGGCAGCGACCCGCCCCCGGACGACGAGTTCGACGGCGACCGGCTGGACGGCTGCCGCTGGGACCAGGTCGTGCGACCGGACCTCAACCGGTTCCGCGTCGAGGGCGGTCAACTGAAGATCGACACCACCCCGACGAACCTGTTCGACCAGCACAACAACGCACCCAACCTGATGCTGCAGTCCGTGCCGGACGGCGACTGGGTGGTCGAGACGAAGGTGACCGGCCCGGTCTGTGAGCAGTGGCAGCAGGGCGGCATCCTCGTCTACGACAGCGACGCGACCTTCCTCAAGCTCGACTACGTCGGCACCTCACCGCCGGGGCAGCCGTGCGTCCGGAAGATCGAGATGCGGCACGAGATCGACGACATCTTCCAGCCGGCGTTCCCCGAGGTGGAGCTGCCCGACGGCGTCACCACCTGGTGGCTGCGCCTGGAGAAGACGGGCACGACCTACACCGGCTACTACAGCGCCGACGGCGTCACGTTCGAGCAGGTCGGCGCGATCGAGAACACCCGGCTGGGTGGCGCCGACGTGGGCCTGTTCGCCTTCGGGCAGGAGCAGACGCAGCCGACCACGGTCGCCTTCGACTACTTCCACGTGGTCGACGGCGGGCCGCCCGACGACGACGTCCCGCCTGCGGTGTCCGCGACGCTGGACCCGCCGGAGCCGAACGGCGACCCCGCACCGGGCTACGAGGGCACCTACAACACGCCGGTCTCCGTCGCCGTGACCGCGACCGACGAGGGCTCTGGAGTCGAGGCCGTCGAATACGCGCTGGACGACGGCGACTGGACGCCGTACACGTCGCCCGTCACCGTCAGCGCCGACGGCGAGCACACAGTGCGGTTCCGGGCCACCGACGTCGCCGGCAACACGTCGGAACCGGGCAGCGCGATGTTCACGATCCGGGCCGATGTCTGCCCGGGTTCGGACCTGGGCCCGACCGTCGTCGTCCGTGACGCGGACTCCGGCGTGGAGAACCGGGACCGCGGCGACGGCTGCACCGTCGACGACCTCATCGAGGACGAACGGGACTGGCCCTCGCACGGTCGCTTCATGATGCACGTTCGCAGCGTCACCCAGCACCTGGTCCACGACCGGGTCATCACCAGCGCCGAACGCGGCGCCATCATCGCCGCCGCCGGCACGTCCGGCCCGCGCGGGGCCGCGTCGTGA
- a CDS encoding glucoamylase family protein — MRSLFRQSGVAAVVVTVSALVAGAMVPTQAATPASSSATATGDDARATLQRYAEDTWASFVAMTDDDSGLPADSLHHDGTRSDQTSTTNIGAYMWSAVVAEELGIIDRGELVDRLSVTIATLERLKRHEESGQYFNWYDHRTGEVITTWPDSGEPIVPHLSSVDNGWLATALQVVRASVPELAEPAGALFESMDFGFYYRPEVNRILFHYAPSTGDAPCCYDTLVSESRIASYIGIAKGELPREHYFGTWRSFPDTCDWSWQQQKPVGEWRDYLHQDVWEGAYRYRGMEIVPGWGGSMFEALMPTLFVPEEQWGRRSWNVNHPLTVRAHIEHGLEEAQYGYWGFSPANDTEGGYRVYGVPWIGMDPTGYPSNNDGTTVDPGFDGCDRPAQPLPGPEDYTNGVVTPHASFLALRYAPEEALENLANLERDFGIYTDWGFRDTVNVDTGVVDEHYLALDQGMIMGAIGNHLAGDMLRDAFVTPKLTSRVRPVMAMEEFANFR; from the coding sequence ATGCGATCCCTGTTCCGCCAATCGGGTGTCGCTGCCGTGGTGGTCACCGTATCGGCCCTGGTTGCGGGCGCGATGGTGCCCACGCAGGCCGCCACGCCGGCGTCGTCGTCGGCCACGGCGACCGGCGACGACGCCCGCGCCACGCTGCAGCGCTACGCCGAGGACACCTGGGCCTCGTTCGTCGCCATGACCGACGACGACAGCGGGCTGCCGGCCGACAGTCTGCACCACGACGGCACCCGCAGCGACCAGACGTCGACGACGAACATCGGCGCCTACATGTGGAGTGCCGTCGTCGCCGAGGAACTCGGGATCATCGACCGGGGCGAGCTGGTCGATCGGCTGTCGGTGACCATCGCGACCCTGGAGCGGCTGAAACGGCACGAGGAGAGCGGCCAGTACTTCAACTGGTACGACCACCGCACCGGCGAGGTAATCACCACCTGGCCGGACAGCGGTGAGCCGATCGTCCCGCACCTGTCCTCGGTCGACAACGGCTGGCTGGCCACGGCGCTGCAAGTGGTACGGGCATCCGTCCCGGAGCTCGCCGAACCGGCCGGCGCCCTCTTCGAGAGCATGGACTTCGGCTTCTACTACCGGCCGGAGGTCAACCGCATCCTGTTCCACTACGCGCCCAGCACTGGTGACGCACCGTGCTGCTACGACACCCTGGTCAGCGAGAGCCGCATCGCCAGCTACATCGGCATCGCCAAAGGGGAACTGCCGCGTGAACACTACTTCGGCACCTGGCGCAGCTTCCCCGACACGTGCGACTGGAGCTGGCAGCAGCAGAAGCCGGTCGGCGAGTGGCGCGACTACCTACACCAGGACGTGTGGGAAGGCGCCTACCGGTACCGCGGCATGGAGATCGTCCCGGGCTGGGGCGGCAGCATGTTCGAGGCGCTGATGCCCACGCTGTTCGTGCCGGAGGAGCAGTGGGGCCGGCGCAGCTGGAACGTCAACCACCCGCTGACCGTCCGGGCACACATCGAGCACGGCCTGGAAGAGGCCCAGTACGGGTACTGGGGGTTCTCGCCGGCCAACGACACCGAGGGCGGCTACCGCGTGTACGGCGTCCCGTGGATCGGGATGGACCCGACCGGCTACCCGTCGAACAACGACGGCACCACGGTCGACCCCGGCTTCGACGGCTGCGACCGGCCGGCGCAGCCGCTGCCCGGGCCGGAGGACTACACGAACGGCGTCGTCACGCCGCACGCGTCGTTCCTCGCCCTGCGGTACGCCCCGGAGGAGGCGCTGGAGAACCTCGCCAACCTCGAACGCGACTTCGGCATCTACACCGACTGGGGCTTCCGTGACACCGTCAACGTCGACACGGGAGTGGTCGACGAGCACTACCTCGCGCTGGACCAAGGCATGATCATGGGCGCGATCGGCAACCACCTGGCCGGCGACATGCTGCGCGACGCGTTCGTCACGCCGAAGCTGACCAGCCGGGTGCGGCCGGTGATGGCGATGGAGGAGTTCGCCAACTTCCGCTGA